A genomic segment from Rhodospirillum centenum SW encodes:
- a CDS encoding glutathione S-transferase family protein, with translation MDKFTLVIGNKAYSSWSLRPWLALRHVGASFEEEVIPLRTEGTKAAILAHNPAGKVPVLKHGALTVWDSLAICEYLAELFPAAGLWPEDPAARAVARSVSAEMHSGFLDLRRNLFMDLKQRRHDPVRRSAAADDIARVTALWSDCRARFGAGGPFLFGRFSIADCMYAPVCTRFVTWNVAMDAGARAYVEAIYALPAMRDWVAAAEAEAWVVDFDAK, from the coding sequence ATGGACAAGTTCACCCTGGTGATCGGCAACAAGGCCTATTCCTCGTGGTCGCTGCGGCCCTGGCTGGCGCTGCGCCATGTCGGCGCGTCCTTCGAGGAGGAGGTGATCCCCCTCCGGACCGAGGGCACCAAGGCGGCCATCCTGGCGCACAATCCGGCCGGCAAGGTGCCCGTGCTGAAGCACGGCGCCCTGACGGTCTGGGACAGTCTGGCGATCTGCGAGTATCTGGCGGAGCTGTTTCCCGCGGCCGGCCTCTGGCCCGAGGACCCGGCGGCGCGGGCGGTGGCGCGGTCCGTCTCGGCGGAGATGCATTCCGGTTTCCTTGACCTGCGCCGCAACCTGTTCATGGACCTCAAGCAGCGCCGCCACGACCCGGTCCGGCGCAGTGCGGCGGCGGACGACATCGCCCGCGTGACGGCGCTCTGGAGCGACTGCCGCGCCCGCTTCGGGGCCGGGGGACCCTTCCTGTTCGGCCGGTTCAGCATCGCCGACTGCATGTACGCCCCGGTCTGCACCCGGTTCGTGACCTGGAACGTGGCGATGGATGCCGGCGCGCGCGCCTATGTGGAGGCGATCTACGCGCTGCCGGCCATGCGCGACTGGGTGGCCGCGGCCGAGGCCGAGGCCTGGGTGGTCGATTTCGACGCGAAGTAA
- a CDS encoding C40 family peptidase encodes MTDTPPAVSPDPRIHPWRPDLAAAHLKGRVTAERFVEGVPCQIRTGFAALTETPDFDARQSSQLLFGEVFTVYEERDGWVWGQNGTDGYVGYLRLEALDAEVRTPTHTVTALRSYVYPEPDLKTPPLDLLSLGSQLSVTGQSGGGQQGGWLELATGGWIFAGHASPLSAPPADPVDTALRFLGTPYLWGGRTSLGLDCSALVQLALATAGLPCPRDSDLQAASVGALVSADGHGHAFRRGDLVFFPGHVGIMADADDLIHANAFHMEGVRESLAAVLARAGDKGITAVRRL; translated from the coding sequence ATGACCGATACCCCCCCGGCCGTTTCCCCGGACCCCCGCATCCATCCCTGGCGCCCCGATCTGGCCGCCGCCCACCTGAAGGGGCGGGTCACGGCCGAGCGCTTCGTGGAGGGCGTGCCCTGCCAGATCCGCACCGGCTTCGCCGCCCTGACGGAGACTCCGGACTTCGACGCGCGGCAGTCCAGCCAGCTCCTGTTCGGGGAGGTCTTCACCGTCTATGAGGAGCGCGACGGCTGGGTCTGGGGCCAGAACGGCACGGACGGCTATGTCGGCTATCTGCGGCTGGAGGCCCTGGACGCGGAGGTGCGGACGCCGACCCACACGGTCACGGCCCTGCGCAGCTATGTCTACCCCGAGCCGGACCTGAAGACCCCGCCGCTGGACCTGCTGAGCCTGGGCTCGCAGTTGAGCGTGACGGGCCAGTCCGGCGGGGGGCAGCAGGGCGGCTGGCTGGAGCTGGCGACCGGCGGCTGGATCTTCGCCGGCCATGCCTCCCCTCTGTCGGCCCCGCCGGCGGACCCGGTGGACACCGCGCTGCGCTTCCTCGGCACGCCCTATCTCTGGGGCGGGCGCACCAGCCTGGGGCTGGACTGCTCCGCCCTGGTGCAGCTCGCCCTCGCCACGGCCGGCCTGCCCTGCCCGCGCGACAGCGACCTGCAGGCGGCGTCCGTCGGCGCCCTGGTCTCCGCGGACGGGCACGGCCATGCCTTCCGCCGGGGCGATCTGGTCTTCTTCCCCGGCCATGTCGGCATCATGGCGGACGCGGACGACCTGATCCACGCCAACGCCTTCCACATGGAGGGGGTGCGGGAGTCGCTGGCCGCCGTGCTGGCGCGCGCGGGCGACAAGGGCATCACGGCCGTCCGCCGGCTCTGA
- a CDS encoding IS1182-like element ISRce2 family transposase — protein sequence MLRKPTAQQTEIEMVTLDGLVPPDHLLRKIDAVIDFSFIHDRVSGLYCPDNGRPALDPVVMFKALFIGYLFGIRSERQLVREIQVNVAYRWFLGLRLTDPVFDASTLSQNRRRRYRDTSVAQDIFDHVVEQAIGHGLVDGTVLYTDSTHLKANANKNRYDKAVVAKSRADYWDDLDRAVEADRATHGKKPLKPKDRQPPEKETKISRTDPESGYMVRDGKPTGFFYLDHRTVDGRHGIITDSFATPANVHDSIVYLGRLDRQRARFALDVKAVGLDAGYATAGIAKGLEDRAILGVTGYNRPTPPAPGMMPKSAFTYEPGTDTWSCPGGQALAYATTDRNGYRHYRSDPALCFACPLLASCTRNPKAVRTITRHLWADIRERTDAHRKTPWGKAIYKRRKETVERSFADAKQLFGHRYARFRGLLGVTWQCLLAAAAQNIKKIALAIAPKAALRPA from the coding sequence ATGCTGAGGAAACCGACGGCGCAGCAGACTGAAATCGAGATGGTGACGCTCGACGGTCTGGTTCCGCCCGATCACCTGCTTCGCAAGATCGACGCGGTGATCGACTTCTCCTTCATCCATGATCGCGTGTCCGGGCTTTACTGTCCGGACAACGGCCGTCCGGCCCTTGATCCGGTTGTCATGTTCAAGGCGCTGTTCATCGGCTACCTGTTCGGCATCCGCTCCGAACGCCAGCTGGTGCGCGAGATCCAGGTGAACGTGGCGTATCGCTGGTTTCTGGGTCTGCGCCTGACCGATCCGGTGTTCGACGCCTCGACGCTGAGCCAGAACCGGCGCCGGCGTTACCGGGACACCTCCGTGGCGCAGGACATCTTCGACCATGTGGTGGAGCAGGCGATCGGCCACGGGCTGGTGGACGGCACCGTGCTCTACACCGACAGCACCCACCTCAAGGCCAACGCCAACAAGAACCGCTACGACAAGGCGGTGGTCGCCAAGTCGCGGGCGGATTACTGGGACGATCTGGACCGGGCGGTGGAGGCGGACCGCGCCACCCACGGCAAGAAGCCCCTCAAGCCCAAGGACCGGCAGCCGCCCGAGAAGGAGACCAAGATCAGCCGCACCGATCCGGAGAGCGGCTACATGGTGCGCGATGGCAAGCCCACCGGCTTCTTCTACCTTGATCACCGCACCGTGGATGGGCGCCATGGCATCATCACCGACAGCTTCGCCACCCCCGCCAACGTGCACGACAGCATCGTCTATCTCGGCCGGCTCGACCGCCAGCGCGCCCGCTTCGCGCTCGACGTCAAGGCCGTCGGGCTGGACGCCGGCTATGCCACGGCCGGGATCGCAAAGGGGCTGGAGGACCGCGCCATCCTCGGCGTCACCGGCTACAACCGACCGACACCCCCGGCCCCGGGGATGATGCCCAAGAGCGCCTTCACCTACGAGCCCGGGACCGACACCTGGTCATGCCCCGGCGGACAGGCCCTCGCCTACGCCACCACCGACCGCAACGGCTACCGCCACTACAGGAGCGATCCGGCCCTCTGCTTCGCCTGCCCGCTGCTCGCGTCGTGCACCCGCAACCCCAAGGCCGTCCGCACCATCACCCGCCACCTCTGGGCCGACATCCGCGAGCGCACCGACGCCCACCGCAAGACCCCCTGGGGCAAGGCCATCTACAAGCGACGAAAAGAGACGGTCGAACGCTCCTTTGCCGACGCCAAACAGCTCTTCGGGCACCGCTACGCACGCTTCCGCGGCCTCCTCGGCGTCACCTGGCAGTGCCTGCTCGCCGCCGCCGCCCAGAACATCAAGAAAATCGCCCTCGCAATCGCCCCGAAGGCAGCCCTCCGGCCAGCCTGA
- a CDS encoding MarR family transcriptional regulator, producing MSRNLEALQLWRGALVASVRKAGPDLSARQLALLLTVYLTPPPHTVRGLAATLNISKPSVTRALDRLGRLGYVKRKRDQDDRRNVLVQRTVKGSVFLTEFGQLVAAAGQAASETPAAGQAASETPAAGQAASETPAAGQAASETTAAGQAAPATTAAGQAAAVEITDPAPSAAAPSAAPPPEPAILTA from the coding sequence ATGTCGCGGAACCTGGAGGCGCTGCAGCTCTGGCGCGGCGCGCTGGTGGCGAGTGTGCGCAAGGCGGGACCCGATCTGTCGGCCCGCCAGCTCGCGCTGTTGCTGACGGTCTATCTGACCCCGCCGCCGCACACGGTGCGCGGGCTGGCCGCCACCCTGAACATCTCCAAGCCGTCGGTGACGCGGGCGCTGGACCGGCTGGGGCGGCTGGGCTATGTGAAGCGCAAGCGCGACCAGGACGACCGGCGGAACGTGCTGGTGCAGCGCACCGTCAAGGGCAGCGTCTTCCTGACGGAGTTCGGCCAGCTCGTGGCCGCGGCCGGACAGGCCGCGTCTGAAACCCCGGCGGCCGGACAGGCCGCGTCTGAAACCCCGGCGGCCGGACAGGCCGCGTCTGAAACCCCGGCGGCCGGACAGGCCGCGTCCGAAACCACGGCGGCCGGACAGGCCGCGCCCGCAACCACGGCGGCCGGACAGGCCGCCGCGGTGGAGATCACCGATCCCGCCCCTTCAGCCGCCGCGCCGTCGGCGGCTCCCCCTCCGGAACCCGCGATCCTGACCGCATGA
- a CDS encoding EH signature domain-containing protein, whose translation MSLMREALISLQATAGRLPHYAMLPDMPESGRLVTALAGANAAPAPPGDDMLAAVRRRLLEAARGPGGVAAAAPRDLCDAPWLMWGGLDPLAGLNGLLEAVLDVCNRRNRARRTLIEAWIRNFSYDMPRIAEAGNGIRRLITAARRPRLEPWRDADAWCRLFDAADGPRTLARWIVLTDEPVDTLLGRACLDDPMRASSGYARTIQAEVLSLVPDHLAGPAGAQRVARVADFLAPGDSLRFDEPESRGQIVRSLMAPWLTGRSGLEEPTRAAVQKFLLARLGDPRTRPGQWVRAGEDAVALMETWLSRAALGAFFDLVGEQNHDPDWRYREAFWSACMEAGGIDDAWLALGRTVRRSAPALHHLKGAYGELVGPGFHGDQTVLLLRVRDTVFCEWSHAGKLRAWPAEGEDAPRLHRASYTRPDLTAPCLPFPPNKRHWARGSSDGNGLSHVGSESSRWQGSVARLLEERAGIALTAADWMPGRA comes from the coding sequence ATGAGCCTCATGCGTGAGGCCCTGATCTCCTTGCAGGCGACGGCTGGCCGGTTGCCTCACTACGCGATGCTGCCCGATATGCCGGAGAGCGGCCGGCTGGTCACGGCCCTGGCCGGCGCCAACGCCGCCCCGGCGCCGCCGGGCGACGACATGCTGGCCGCGGTGCGCCGGCGTCTGCTGGAGGCGGCGCGCGGCCCCGGCGGGGTGGCGGCGGCGGCGCCGCGGGACCTCTGCGATGCGCCCTGGCTGATGTGGGGCGGCCTGGACCCGCTGGCCGGGCTGAACGGCCTGCTGGAAGCCGTGCTGGACGTCTGCAACCGCCGCAACCGGGCCCGCCGCACCCTGATCGAGGCGTGGATCCGCAACTTCTCCTACGACATGCCCCGGATCGCGGAGGCCGGCAACGGCATCCGGCGCCTGATCACGGCGGCCCGCCGGCCCCGGCTGGAGCCCTGGCGGGACGCGGACGCCTGGTGCCGGCTGTTCGACGCGGCGGACGGCCCCCGCACCCTGGCGCGCTGGATCGTCCTGACCGACGAGCCGGTGGACACCCTGCTGGGCCGCGCCTGCCTGGACGATCCGATGCGCGCCAGTTCCGGCTATGCGCGGACGATCCAGGCCGAGGTGCTGTCCCTGGTCCCCGACCATCTGGCCGGCCCCGCGGGCGCCCAGCGGGTCGCCCGGGTGGCGGATTTCCTGGCCCCCGGCGACAGCCTGCGCTTCGACGAGCCGGAGAGCCGCGGCCAGATCGTCCGCAGCCTGATGGCACCCTGGCTGACCGGGCGGTCCGGGCTGGAGGAGCCGACCCGTGCGGCGGTGCAGAAGTTCCTCCTGGCCCGGCTCGGCGATCCGCGCACCCGTCCCGGCCAGTGGGTCCGTGCGGGCGAGGATGCCGTCGCGCTGATGGAGACATGGCTGTCCCGCGCGGCGCTGGGCGCCTTCTTCGATCTTGTCGGGGAACAGAACCACGATCCGGACTGGCGCTACCGCGAAGCCTTCTGGTCGGCCTGCATGGAGGCCGGCGGCATCGACGACGCCTGGCTGGCGCTGGGCCGGACCGTCCGCCGCTCGGCCCCCGCCCTGCACCATCTGAAGGGCGCCTATGGCGAACTGGTCGGCCCTGGCTTTCACGGCGACCAGACGGTGCTGCTGCTGCGCGTCCGCGACACCGTCTTCTGCGAATGGAGCCATGCCGGGAAGCTGCGGGCCTGGCCGGCCGAGGGGGAGGACGCCCCACGGCTGCACCGCGCGAGCTATACCCGTCCCGACCTGACGGCGCCGTGCCTGCCCTTCCCGCCGAACAAGCGCCACTGGGCACGCGGCAGTTCGGACGGCAACGGCCTCAGCCATGTCGGTTCGGAATCCAGCCGCTGGCAGGGCAGCGTCGCCCGGCTGCTGGAGGAGCGGGCGGGCATCGCGCTCACCGCTGCCGACTGGATGCCGGGCCGGGCCTGA
- a CDS encoding OmpA family protein produces MAMVTGPDEETEEGYFASISDLMIGILFIFLLMLTVFALNFRNAEEKVVDLSRYEEVVNEARRLTEEAAKQKQENEELRRLLTQAVAQLERDIESRRSMRNQMLQSLEASLDRQGVRVTLDPESGILRLSGDLLFETGKAVYREEADRTVKVMADILGSVLPCFAEGASVACPGERMPILEAVLVEGHTDRQPFRNVPPAQSQALNDRLSTERALAVFQSLRETSPVLETLRNPSGQPLLGVSGYGERRPLPEAQGTTEEDYRRNRRIDLRFVLSSRTSDELERLRGRIHDVLGPDQEGQGQDHQGQDHQGKTP; encoded by the coding sequence ATGGCGATGGTCACCGGCCCGGATGAGGAAACCGAAGAGGGGTACTTCGCCTCCATCAGCGACCTCATGATCGGCATCCTGTTCATATTCCTGCTGATGCTGACCGTGTTCGCCCTGAATTTCCGCAATGCGGAGGAGAAGGTCGTCGATCTGTCCCGTTACGAGGAGGTCGTGAACGAGGCCCGCCGCCTGACGGAAGAGGCGGCGAAGCAGAAGCAGGAGAACGAGGAACTGCGCCGGCTGCTGACCCAGGCGGTGGCCCAGCTTGAGCGCGACATCGAGAGTCGCCGGAGCATGCGCAACCAGATGCTGCAGTCCCTGGAGGCGAGCCTGGACAGGCAGGGTGTACGGGTGACCCTCGATCCGGAATCGGGTATTCTGCGTCTGTCGGGCGACCTGCTGTTCGAAACCGGCAAGGCCGTCTACCGGGAAGAGGCGGACCGGACGGTCAAGGTCATGGCCGACATCCTGGGAAGCGTGCTTCCCTGTTTCGCGGAAGGTGCGTCGGTGGCGTGCCCGGGTGAGAGGATGCCGATACTGGAAGCCGTTCTGGTCGAGGGCCATACGGACCGCCAGCCGTTCCGCAACGTGCCGCCCGCCCAGTCGCAGGCGCTGAACGACCGGCTGTCCACGGAACGCGCCCTGGCCGTCTTCCAGAGCCTGCGCGAGACCAGCCCGGTGCTGGAGACGCTGCGCAACCCGAGCGGCCAGCCGCTTCTGGGCGTTTCCGGCTACGGCGAGCGCCGCCCCCTGCCCGAGGCGCAGGGGACGACGGAGGAGGATTACCGCCGGAACCGCCGGATCGACCTCCGCTTCGTCCTGTCCTCCCGCACCTCCGACGAGCTGGAGCGGCTGCGCGGTCGCATCCATGACGTTCTCGGCCCGGACCAGGAAGGTCAGGGCCAGGACCATCAGGGCCAGGATCATCAGGGGAAGACGCCATGA
- the acs gene encoding acetate--CoA ligase encodes MTDTSIFPVPEAFASDAWVDAASYQRLYDQSISDPEAFWAEQGKRIDWIRPYTQVKDCSFSGDVHIRWFHDGTLNVSANCIDRHLATRADQTAILWEGDSPAEHRHISYAELHANVCRLANVLKKHGVQKGDRVTIYMPMIPETAFAMLACARIGAIHSVVFGGFSPDSLKDRIQDCDSRIVLTADEGLRGGRKVPLKANVDQALKSCPDVGTVIVVRRTGGQVAWEDGRDFWYHEEVSAVSPDCPPEEIGAEDPLFILYTSGSTGKPKGVLHTSGGYLVYASMTHQYVFDYHDGDIYWCTADVGWVTGHSYIVYGPLANGATTLMFEGIPNYPDSSRFWQVVDKHKVNIFYTAPTAIRALMREGEGPVKRTSRNSLRLLGSVGEPINPEAWLWYHTVVGEGRCPIVDTWWQTETGGILISPLPGAIPTKPGSATLPFFGVRPVVVDNEGHHLEGATEGNLCIADSWPGQMRTVFGDHERFVQTYFSTFPGKYFTGDGCRRDDDGYYWITGRVDDVINVSGHRMGTAEIESALVAHPKVAEAAVVGYPHDLKGQGIYAYVTLVDGEEPTEPLRKELVQWVRKEIGPIASPDLIQFAPGLPKTRSGKIMRRILRKIAANEHEALGDTSTLADPTVVTELVENRQNRV; translated from the coding sequence ATGACCGACACCTCGATCTTTCCCGTGCCCGAGGCGTTCGCTTCCGACGCCTGGGTGGACGCCGCCAGCTATCAACGCCTGTACGACCAGTCGATCTCCGATCCGGAGGCGTTCTGGGCCGAACAGGGCAAGCGCATCGATTGGATCAGGCCCTATACCCAGGTGAAGGACTGCTCCTTCAGCGGCGATGTCCACATCCGCTGGTTCCATGACGGCACGCTGAACGTCTCGGCCAACTGCATCGACCGGCATCTCGCCACCCGGGCCGACCAGACCGCCATCCTCTGGGAGGGCGACAGCCCCGCCGAGCACCGGCACATCAGCTACGCCGAGCTGCACGCCAATGTCTGCCGCCTCGCCAACGTGCTGAAGAAGCACGGCGTCCAGAAGGGCGACCGGGTCACCATCTACATGCCGATGATCCCGGAGACGGCCTTCGCCATGCTGGCCTGCGCCCGCATCGGCGCCATCCATTCGGTGGTGTTCGGCGGCTTCTCCCCGGACAGCCTGAAGGACCGCATCCAGGACTGCGACAGCCGCATCGTGCTGACCGCGGACGAGGGCCTGCGCGGCGGCCGCAAGGTGCCGCTGAAGGCCAATGTGGACCAGGCCCTGAAGTCCTGCCCCGATGTCGGCACCGTGATCGTCGTCCGCCGCACCGGCGGGCAGGTCGCCTGGGAGGACGGGCGCGACTTCTGGTATCATGAGGAGGTGTCGGCGGTGTCGCCCGACTGCCCGCCGGAGGAGATCGGGGCCGAGGACCCGCTGTTCATCCTCTATACCTCGGGCAGCACCGGCAAACCCAAGGGCGTGCTGCACACCAGCGGCGGCTATCTGGTCTACGCCTCGATGACGCACCAGTACGTCTTCGACTACCACGATGGCGACATCTACTGGTGTACGGCGGACGTGGGCTGGGTCACCGGCCACAGCTACATCGTCTACGGCCCGCTGGCGAACGGCGCCACCACCCTGATGTTCGAGGGCATCCCGAACTACCCGGACTCCAGCCGCTTCTGGCAGGTGGTGGACAAGCACAAGGTCAACATCTTCTACACCGCCCCCACCGCCATCCGCGCCCTGATGCGCGAGGGCGAGGGGCCGGTGAAGCGCACCAGCCGGAACAGCCTGCGCCTGCTGGGCTCGGTGGGCGAGCCGATCAACCCGGAAGCCTGGCTCTGGTATCACACCGTGGTCGGCGAGGGCCGCTGCCCGATCGTGGACACCTGGTGGCAGACGGAGACGGGCGGCATCCTGATCTCGCCGCTGCCGGGCGCCATCCCGACCAAGCCGGGCTCCGCCACCCTGCCCTTCTTCGGCGTCAGGCCGGTGGTCGTGGACAATGAGGGCCACCACCTGGAGGGCGCGACGGAGGGCAATCTCTGCATCGCGGACAGCTGGCCGGGCCAGATGCGCACCGTGTTCGGCGACCATGAACGCTTTGTGCAGACCTATTTCAGCACCTTCCCGGGCAAGTACTTCACCGGCGACGGCTGCCGCCGCGACGACGACGGTTACTACTGGATCACCGGCCGCGTGGACGACGTGATCAACGTCTCCGGCCACCGCATGGGCACGGCGGAGATCGAGAGCGCCCTGGTCGCCCACCCCAAGGTGGCGGAGGCCGCGGTCGTCGGCTACCCGCACGACCTCAAGGGCCAGGGCATCTACGCCTATGTCACCCTGGTGGACGGGGAGGAGCCGACCGAACCCCTGCGCAAGGAGCTGGTGCAGTGGGTGCGCAAGGAGATCGGCCCGATCGCCAGCCCGGACCTGATCCAGTTCGCGCCGGGCCTGCCCAAGACCCGGTCGGGCAAGATCATGCGCCGCATCCTGCGCAAGATCGCCGCCAACGAGCATGAGGCCCTGGGCGACACCTCCACCCTGGCCGATCCGACCGTGGTGACGGAACTGGTGGAGAACCGGCAGAACCGCGTCTGA
- the leuC gene encoding 3-isopropylmalate dehydratase large subunit yields the protein MSGPRTLYDKIWDSHVVHRQEDGTCVLYIDLHLVHEVTSPQAFEGLRMAGRPVRQPRRTLAVADHNVPTSADRLQGIRNEESRLQVEQLGINAAEFGVEYFDMADIRQGIVHVVGPEQGVTRPGMTIVCGDSHTSTHGAFGALAFGIGTSDVEHVLATQTLLMKPSKNMLVRVDGSLPVGVTAKDMVLAIIGRIGTAGGTGHVIEFAGEAVRSLSMEGRMTVCNMTIEGGARAGLIAPDETTFAYLKGRPRSPEGEAWDKAVAWWRTLPGDEGARYDREVVLYAPDIAPQVTWGTSPQDVAPITGRVPDPAEVDDPNKRRAIERALSYMGLTPGVPLTEVTVDKVFIGSCTNSRIEDLRAVASIAERAVKAGRRVSDSVYAMIVPGSGLVKEQAEAEGLHRIFTEAGFDWREPGCSMCLAMNDDKLKPGERCASTSNRNFEGRQGPGGRTHLMSPAMAAAAAFTGRLTDVREFA from the coding sequence ATGTCCGGTCCCCGCACCCTCTACGACAAGATCTGGGACAGCCATGTCGTCCACCGCCAGGAGGACGGGACCTGTGTGCTCTACATCGACCTTCATCTCGTGCATGAGGTGACCTCGCCGCAGGCGTTCGAGGGGCTGCGCATGGCCGGCCGCCCGGTGCGCCAGCCGCGCCGCACGCTGGCCGTGGCCGACCACAACGTGCCGACCAGCGCCGACCGGCTGCAGGGCATCCGCAACGAGGAGAGCCGCCTGCAGGTGGAGCAGCTCGGCATCAACGCCGCCGAGTTCGGGGTCGAGTATTTCGACATGGCGGACATCCGCCAGGGCATCGTGCATGTCGTCGGGCCGGAGCAGGGCGTCACCCGCCCGGGCATGACCATCGTCTGCGGCGACAGCCACACCTCCACCCACGGCGCCTTCGGCGCGCTGGCCTTCGGCATCGGCACCTCCGACGTGGAGCATGTGCTGGCGACCCAGACGCTGCTGATGAAGCCGTCGAAGAACATGCTGGTGCGGGTGGACGGCAGCCTGCCGGTGGGCGTCACCGCCAAGGACATGGTGCTGGCCATCATCGGGCGGATCGGCACCGCCGGCGGCACCGGCCATGTCATCGAATTCGCCGGCGAGGCGGTACGCTCGCTCTCCATGGAAGGGCGCATGACCGTCTGCAACATGACGATCGAGGGCGGCGCCCGCGCCGGCCTGATCGCGCCGGACGAGACCACCTTCGCCTACCTGAAGGGCCGCCCGCGCAGCCCGGAGGGGGAGGCCTGGGACAAGGCGGTGGCGTGGTGGCGCACCCTGCCCGGCGACGAGGGCGCCCGCTACGACCGCGAGGTCGTGCTCTACGCGCCCGACATCGCGCCGCAGGTCACCTGGGGCACCAGCCCGCAGGACGTCGCCCCCATCACCGGCCGCGTGCCCGACCCGGCGGAGGTGGACGACCCCAACAAGCGCCGCGCCATCGAACGCGCGCTGTCCTACATGGGCCTGACGCCGGGCGTGCCGCTGACCGAGGTCACGGTGGACAAGGTCTTCATCGGCTCCTGCACGAACAGCCGGATCGAGGATCTGCGGGCCGTCGCCAGCATCGCCGAACGGGCGGTGAAGGCCGGCCGGCGCGTCTCCGACAGCGTCTACGCCATGATCGTCCCGGGCTCGGGTCTGGTGAAGGAACAGGCGGAGGCCGAGGGGCTGCACCGCATCTTCACCGAGGCCGGCTTCGACTGGCGCGAACCCGGCTGCTCCATGTGCCTTGCCATGAACGACGACAAGCTGAAGCCGGGCGAGCGCTGCGCCAGCACCTCGAACCGCAATTTCGAAGGGCGCCAGGGCCCCGGCGGGCGCACCCACCTGATGAGCCCGGCGATGGCCGCGGCAGCGGCCTTCACCGGCCGGCTGACCGACGTGCGCGAGTTCGCCTGA
- a CDS encoding leucyl aminopeptidase family protein, whose protein sequence is MLHHLRAKPTDDTVPLELIRKAELSAWLDGAEPAAAAWVRGTGFTAEPGAVALIPGEGGRLARVLVGVPDRLDLWSLAGLPGSLPKGSYTLPDRLDGREATAAAIGWALGCYQFTRYRKSTKDFAHLVMPAGADRHAVERVVSATALVRDLVNTPAEDMGPPELAQAAEKLADEFGAKLKVIAGDDLLEKNYPMVHAVGRAAAKAPRLIDLRWGNKEHPLVCLVGKGVCFDSGGLDIKGSANMLLMKKDMGGAAHALGVARMIMMAGLPVRLRVLVPAVENAVSGNSFRPMDILPTRKGLTVEIGNTDAEGRLILCDALAEADSDRPALLIDFATLTGAARVALGPELPALFSNDDALAEDLLATGRETDDPLWRLPLWPGYRRMLDSRIADLNNAPSGGFAGAITAALFLERFVAPETPWAHIDLYAWNPTTRPGRPEGGEAMTLRAVYALIERRFGTA, encoded by the coding sequence GTGCTGCACCATCTGCGCGCCAAACCCACCGACGACACCGTTCCCCTGGAGCTGATCCGCAAGGCGGAGCTGTCCGCCTGGCTGGACGGCGCCGAGCCGGCCGCCGCCGCCTGGGTCCGTGGCACCGGCTTCACCGCCGAACCGGGCGCGGTCGCCCTGATCCCGGGCGAGGGCGGGCGGCTGGCCCGGGTGCTGGTCGGCGTGCCCGACCGGCTGGACCTGTGGAGCCTTGCCGGTCTGCCGGGCAGCCTGCCCAAGGGCAGCTACACCCTGCCCGACCGGCTGGACGGGCGCGAGGCGACGGCCGCGGCCATCGGCTGGGCCCTGGGTTGCTACCAGTTCACCCGCTACCGCAAGTCCACGAAGGACTTCGCCCATCTGGTCATGCCCGCCGGCGCCGACCGCCATGCGGTGGAACGGGTGGTCAGCGCCACCGCCCTGGTGCGCGATCTGGTCAACACCCCGGCCGAGGACATGGGGCCGCCCGAACTGGCGCAGGCGGCGGAGAAGCTGGCCGACGAGTTCGGCGCCAAGCTGAAGGTGATCGCCGGCGACGACCTGCTGGAGAAGAACTATCCGATGGTCCATGCCGTCGGCCGCGCCGCGGCCAAGGCGCCGCGGCTGATCGACCTGCGCTGGGGCAACAAGGAGCACCCGCTGGTCTGCCTTGTCGGCAAGGGCGTCTGCTTCGACAGCGGCGGGCTGGACATCAAGGGTTCCGCCAACATGCTGCTGATGAAGAAGGACATGGGCGGCGCCGCCCACGCCCTGGGCGTGGCCCGCATGATCATGATGGCGGGGCTGCCGGTGCGGCTGCGGGTGCTGGTGCCGGCGGTGGAGAACGCCGTCTCCGGCAACTCCTTCCGGCCGATGGACATCCTGCCCACGCGCAAGGGCCTGACGGTGGAGATCGGCAACACCGACGCCGAGGGCCGCCTGATCCTGTGCGACGCGCTGGCCGAGGCGGACAGCGACAGGCCGGCCCTGCTGATCGACTTCGCCACCCTGACCGGGGCCGCGCGCGTGGCGCTGGGCCCGGAGCTGCCGGCCCTGTTCAGCAACGACGACGCGCTGGCGGAGGACCTGCTGGCGACCGGACGCGAGACCGACGACCCGCTGTGGCGGCTGCCGCTCTGGCCCGGCTACCGCAGGATGCTGGACAGCAGGATCGCCGACCTGAACAACGCGCCGTCCGGCGGTTTCGCCGGCGCCATCACGGCGGCACTGTTCCTGGAGCGGTTTGTCGCGCCCGAGACGCCGTGGGCGCACATCGACCTCTACGCCTGGAACCCCACGACCCGCCCGGGCCGGCCGGAGGGGGGCGAGGCGATGACCCTGCGCGCCGTCTACGCCCTGATCGAACGGCGCTTCGGCACGGCCTGA